AATACCTTATCACCTCTTTAGAAGTATTGTAATTAGTTTTTGTAACATCCTATTATGTTATTTTAACTTTTTTTGTATTTTTGTTCAATCTCGCTTATCTTCTCTACGCGCTTCTTATGACGCCCTTCGCCAAATTTTGTAGACATAAATATGTCTACGATTCTTAATGATGTATTTTTCCCCGTTATTCTCCCTCCTAAGGCAAGTACATTAGCATCATTATGTTCTCTTGCCATCTGGGCAGTGTATATATCATGACATTGTGCAGCCCTTATACCAGGAATTTTGTTGGCAGCAATTGAAATGCCTATCCCTGTGCCACATACCAAAATCCCACGGTCAATTTCTCCTTCTTTTAAGCTTTCGCCTAATTTGAGTGCATAGTCAGGATAATCAACTGAACTTTCATCAAAACAGCCAAGATTAACAACTTGATAACCTTGGTCTAATAAGTACTGATATATTTCTTCTTTTAGTTCATAGCCACCATGATCACTAGCAACACCTACGACTGATTCTTTATCCATATTCCTTATCAATCCCTTCCAGAATTTTTCTTAGCTCGCTATCATACTTTTTGCACTAAAATCAATTATTAGTTTTTTATAATAAGTTCCAATAATTTCTCGATTGCACTTTCAATTTCTTTATAAGTTTTTTCATAAATCTCTATAGCTTTGCCGAATGGGTCAACAATGTCTAAATCAGCTGACTCTTCCTCTACAAATTCTTTTAATGTATATATTTTGTCTGAGGCTTCAGGCATCATTTGGATAACACCTTCTTTGTGTGAAAGAGTCATGGTGAAAACATAGTCTGCTTTCTCTATCATATCAGGTTTTAACTGCCTTGAAGCATGCGAAGATAAATCCCCTCCGTTTTTTTCTACAACTTCTTTTGCCTGCTCTGAAGCACTACTTCCCTCAAAAGCAAATATACCCGCTGAAAAAACCTTAAAATTTTCTTTTATTCCTAACTCGTCTATTTTTCTTCTAAAAATATCTTCTGCTATACAGCTTCGACAAGTGTTGCCAGTACAAACAAATAATATATTCAACTTATCATTTGGTTTCATTGGGTGGTTCCCCTTTCTTAAGAACTTCTTTAAACTTCAAATTATTTCAAATCCTTATCTTTTAGGTTTTAAATTTTAATAATATTATTTCCTGCAGCTTTACTAAGTCTGTTTGCTATGGCTATCCCCATACCTTTTTCCTCAAACCCCCGGGCTATTATAATATCTACTTCTGACTCATCCATTTCCCTTAATTTACTATATAAATTCCTTGCAACTATATCCAAATCATTTTCAGGGCCAAGAGTCAAAATCTTATAAAAATTACTATACCCATTATTCTCACAGGATTTGTTTATTAAATAATCTAGCATCTCATCAGTTATCAGTATCCCAACTTTTAATCCTCTACTTTGATAATCTTCCCCTAAGGTTTTAATTTTTAGTACAATCTCTTCTTTGTTTTCCCCTTCGACCAACAGTAATTGAGCATTAGGAGCGTAGTGTTTATATTTCAAACCAGGCGAGGACGGTTTGTTGTTATTTGATACATATAACTTCACTTTCCCACCAAGCACTCTTTCCAAATCTTTTGGAGTTATTCCACCGGGGCGAAGCACTCTATAAGGATGAGAAGACATATCCAAAACAGTTGACTCCACCCCTACACCAGTAGGGCCCGCATCAATAATTACATTAACCCTTCCCCACAGGTCATGGATAACATGCTTGGCCCTTGTAGGGCTCGGTTTACCTGAAAGGTTAGCACTAGGCGCAGCAACTGGAACTTCTGCTTCTTTGATCAATTGAAGCGCCACAGGGTGCGAAGGCATTCTGACCGCCACCGTATCAAGCCCAGCAGACACCGAAGTTGGCACCGTTTTTTTCTTTTTTAATATTATGGTTAAAGGCCCGGGCCAAAAATGCCCTGCCAACTTATATATATCCTTGTTAATTTCGCACAGCCTGTCTAGATCTTGAAGGTCTGATATATGTAAAATCAAAGGATTATCCTGGGGCCTTTTTTTTGCTTTAAAGATTTTGTCTATTGCTGTATCACTTAGACCATTGGCACCAAGTCCATACACCGTCTCCGTGGGGAATACCACTGTGTTATTGTCAGCTAATTCTTTGGCCGCTTGTTTAATTAGTTTTTTGTCTGGGTTTTGTGGATCTACTTCATATAATTTGGTTGAAATTATTTTATTCATTTTTTAGCCTCCAAGTTTAAACAATTGGCATTTTCCTTTATAATATATAATATGTGTGAGGATAGCTTTCTATATAATTAAATTAATTCCTTCTAAAGCTTAGACCAAAAAACCTTGATACTACTTCAAAAAGTCTATTCACATAAATATAGTGTTTTTTAAATTATTTGTTTATGGTAATTATAGCACAAATTACAAGGAGGCAATGTTTAAATTGCAGATATTATATTTTGACTGTTTCTCAGGAATTTCCGGAGATATGATTCTTGGAAGCCTCATAGATTTAGGTGTTAACTTAGATGATATGCAAAATGAACTATCAAAACTAAATTTGTCAGGTTATGAGATTAAAAGTGAAAAAGTAGTCAAGAAAGGTATAAGCGGAACTAAAGTGGATATTGAAATAAGCAAAGATAGCACAAATAACAATAAAAAAAGGCATTTAAAAGATATAAAAAAGCTAATTAATGAAAGTACCTTGAGTAATGAAATTAAGAATACTGCTTGTGAAGTATTTGAAAAGTTAGCAGCAGCTGAAGCAAAGATACATAATACTACAAAAGAAAATATTCATTTTCACGAGGTGGGCGCCTTAGATTCAATAATTGATATTGTAGGTGCTGTAATAGGTATTGAACTTATAGGTGTTGACAAAATTTACTCCTCCCCCGTTCATCTTGGTAGGGGATTTGTCAACTGCGAGCACGGAAAAATCCCTGTCCCTGCACCTGCCACAATAGAGCTTGCAAAAGACATACCCGTATATTCTGAGGGAATAAACAAAGAACTTACCACCCCTACCGGGATAGCTATTCTTTCTACCCTTTGTTCGTCCTTTGATTATCTTCCGGATATGGTCATAAATGAGATAGGTTATGGCGCTGGAAATAGTGAACTAGAGCATCCAAATTTACTAAGATTAATAAAGGGGGAATTAAATATAGGGAATAAAAAAAACGTTAAAGAGGTGGATAAAGATTCGAATGAGGAATATATCTCAATTATTGAGGCAAATATTGATGATATGATTCCAGAACACTATAGCCATCTGATGGACTTGTCTTTTAAAAAAGGTGCTCTAGATGTATATTTTACACCTGTACAAATGAAAAAAAATAGACCGGCAACGAAGATTTCTATCATATCTTTCCCTGACAAAATAAACTTATTGAAAGAAATTATTTTAAAAAACACTACCACTTTAGGTGTAAGAAGTTATACTGCTAAAAGAGAAAGGTTAAATAGAATAAATATTGATTTTGACACGTCTATAGGCAAAGCATCCATAAAAGTCGGTTACAAAGGAAAAGAAGTATACAATTGGACTGTCGAATATGAGTCAGCTCTTAAGCTAGCCAAAAAAGAAAACATCCCATTAAAGGAAGTTTATAACATAATAAATAAAGAATTTTTAAGTCAAAAAAATAATCTTTTGGATTAGTATTGATTCTGATGCAAAAAGTCTAGTTGTATATAACTTTAGTCATTGCATTCAGGGCAGTAACCGTAAAATTTGACCCTATGATCTAATATTTCAAAGCTGTGTTCATCTTCTATTGTAGCTTCTAGTTTTTGCAGAAGGTCGTCTTTTACTTCGATTATTTTATGACATTTAACACATATCAGATGATGATGGTGGTGGCTTTTTTCGGATTTGTTAAGCTCAAAGCGACTTCTGCCATCTCCAAAGTTTAACTTGTGAAGCACTCCCAATTCATCTAATAGATCTAGTGTCCTATAAACTGTCGCAAGGCCGATATCTTCTTTTTTATCTTGGATTAACTTAAAAACCTCTTCAGCGCTTAGAT
The Natranaerofaba carboxydovora genome window above contains:
- the rpiB gene encoding ribose 5-phosphate isomerase B — protein: MDKESVVGVASDHGGYELKEEIYQYLLDQGYQVVNLGCFDESSVDYPDYALKLGESLKEGEIDRGILVCGTGIGISIAANKIPGIRAAQCHDIYTAQMAREHNDANVLALGGRITGKNTSLRIVDIFMSTKFGEGRHKKRVEKISEIEQKYKKS
- a CDS encoding low molecular weight protein arginine phosphatase, which translates into the protein MKPNDKLNILFVCTGNTCRSCIAEDIFRRKIDELGIKENFKVFSAGIFAFEGSSASEQAKEVVEKNGGDLSSHASRQLKPDMIEKADYVFTMTLSHKEGVIQMMPEASDKIYTLKEFVEEESADLDIVDPFGKAIEIYEKTYKEIESAIEKLLELIIKN
- a CDS encoding L-threonylcarbamoyladenylate synthase, coding for MNKIISTKLYEVDPQNPDKKLIKQAAKELADNNTVVFPTETVYGLGANGLSDTAIDKIFKAKKRPQDNPLILHISDLQDLDRLCEINKDIYKLAGHFWPGPLTIILKKKKTVPTSVSAGLDTVAVRMPSHPVALQLIKEAEVPVAAPSANLSGKPSPTRAKHVIHDLWGRVNVIIDAGPTGVGVESTVLDMSSHPYRVLRPGGITPKDLERVLGGKVKLYVSNNNKPSSPGLKYKHYAPNAQLLLVEGENKEEIVLKIKTLGEDYQSRGLKVGILITDEMLDYLINKSCENNGYSNFYKILTLGPENDLDIVARNLYSKLREMDESEVDIIIARGFEEKGMGIAIANRLSKAAGNNIIKI
- the larC gene encoding nickel pincer cofactor biosynthesis protein LarC, with translation MQILYFDCFSGISGDMILGSLIDLGVNLDDMQNELSKLNLSGYEIKSEKVVKKGISGTKVDIEISKDSTNNNKKRHLKDIKKLINESTLSNEIKNTACEVFEKLAAAEAKIHNTTKENIHFHEVGALDSIIDIVGAVIGIELIGVDKIYSSPVHLGRGFVNCEHGKIPVPAPATIELAKDIPVYSEGINKELTTPTGIAILSTLCSSFDYLPDMVINEIGYGAGNSELEHPNLLRLIKGELNIGNKKNVKEVDKDSNEEYISIIEANIDDMIPEHYSHLMDLSFKKGALDVYFTPVQMKKNRPATKISIISFPDKINLLKEIILKNTTTLGVRSYTAKRERLNRINIDFDTSIGKASIKVGYKGKEVYNWTVEYESALKLAKKENIPLKEVYNIINKEFLSQKNNLLD
- a CDS encoding Fur family transcriptional regulator produces the protein MNKKDQSEKINAYKDKFKDYKLTPQRKRILGIFLENEDAHLSAEEVFKLIQDKKEDIGLATVYRTLDLLDELGVLHKLNFGDGRSRFELNKSEKSHHHHHLICVKCHKIIEVKDDLLQKLEATIEDEHSFEILDHRVKFYGYCPECND